Proteins from one Gallus gallus isolate bGalGal1 chromosome 17, bGalGal1.mat.broiler.GRCg7b, whole genome shotgun sequence genomic window:
- the NACC2 gene encoding nucleus accumbens-associated protein 2, with the protein MSQMLHIEIPNFGNTVLGCLNEQRLLGLYCDVSIVVKGQAFKAHRAVLAASSLYFRDLFSGNSKNAFELPGTVPPACFQQILSFCYTGKLTMAASEQLVVMYTAGFLQIQHIVEKGTDLMFKVSSPHCDSQTAMIEDPSSEPQSPCNQLQSASAPYVMSPSMPIPLLTRVKHESLELPPAAVPGLPAKRPLEPGVRDGPAGAGPAAGPLKLSRVSYYGVPNLASLLPTVQQVQYSQGERTSPGASSIPTTDSPTSYHNEEDEEDDEAYDTMVEEQYGQMYIKSSGGYSVAQEKPEQIPLENRSCVLIRRDLVALPASLISQIGYRCHPKLYSEGDPGEKLELVAGSGVYITRGQLMNCHLCAGVKHKVLLRRLLATFFDRNTLANSCGTGIRSSTSDPSRKPLDSRVLNAVKLYCQNFAPSFKESEMNVIAADMCTNARRVRKRWLPKIKSMLPEGMEMYRTVMGSTTNSVPLDPEFQPSSAQVFEQQIYAERRSDSGTIVALRTNTVSVDLSNGSSQSFEQSEDAEGAGSVIQEAAATDAMASDTQSTPQPFEQGSGPSSRPETPVRRQDGTYGGTL; encoded by the exons ATGTCGCAGATGTTGCACATAGAGATTCCCAACTTTGGGAACACCGTGCTGGGCTGCCTGAACGAGCAGCGCCTGCTGGGGCTGTACTGCGATGTCTCCATCGTGGTGAAGGGCCAGGCCTTCAAGGCGCACCGTGccgtgctggctgccagcagcctctACTTCCGAGACTTGTTCAGTGGGAACAGCAAAAACGCCTTTGAGCTGCCGGGGACGGTGCCCCCTGCTTGCTTCCAGCAGATCCTCTCCTTTTGCTACACCGGCAAGCTCACCATGGCGGCCAGCGAGCAGCTGGTGGTGATGTACACGGCGGGCTTCCTGCAGATCCAGCACATCGtggagaaggggacagacttgATGTTCAAGGTGAGCTCGCCCCACTGTGACTCTCAGACCGCCATGATCGAAGACCCCTCCTCAGAGCCGCAGAGCCCCTGCAACCAGCTGCAGTCGGCCTCGGCGCCCTACGTCATGTCCCCCTCCATGCCCATCCCGCTCCTCACCCGCGTCAAGCACGAGAGCCTGGAGCTGCCGCCGGCCGCCGTGCCGGGCCTACCCGCCAAGCGGCCCCTGGAGCCGGGCGTGCGCGATGGCCCCGCAGGAGCAGGCCCTGCTGCCGGCCCGCTGAAGCTGTCGCGTGTCTCCTACTACGGGGTGCCCAACCTGGCCTCCCTCCTGCCTACCGTGCAGCAGGTGCAGTACTCGCAGGGGGAGCGCACCAGCCCCGGCGCCAGCAGCATTCCCACCACCGACAGCCCCACGTCCTACCACAAcgaggaggatgaggaggacgACGAGGCGTACGACACCATGGTGGAGGAGCAGTACGGGCAGATGTACATCAAGTCCTCGGGAGGCTATTCTG ttgCACAAGAAAAGCCGGAGCAGATCCCGCTGGAGAACCGCTCCTGTGTCCTCATCCGCCGGGATCTGGTTGCCCTCCCAGCCAGTCTCATCAGCCAGATCGGGTACCGCTGCCACCCAAAGCTCTACTCCGAGGGGGACCCTGGGGAGAAGCTGGAGCTCGTCGCAG GCTCAGGTGTTTACATCACACGGGGGCAGCTGATGAATTGCCACTTATGTGCCGGTGTCAAACACAAAGTGCTCCTCAGACGTCTCCTGGCCACGTTCTTTGATCG gAACACCCTTGCCAACAGCTGCGGTACCGGAATCCGCTCCTCCACGAGCGACCCCAGCAGGAAGCCTCTGGACAGCAGAGTCCTGAACGCCGTGAAAC TGTATTGTCAGAATTTTGCCCCAAGCTTTAAGGAAAGCGAGATGAATGTCATAGCAGCTGATATGTGCACCAACGCCCGCCGGGTCCGCAAGCGTTGGCTCCCGAAGATCAAATCCATGCTGCCTGAGGGGATGGAGATGTACCGCACCGTGATGGGCTCCACCACAAACAGCGTCCCTCTGGATCCCGAATTCCAGCCCAGCTCCGCTCAGGTCTTTGAGCAGCAAATCTATGCAGAAAGGAGGAGCGATTCAGGAACTATAGTAGCATTGAGAACTAACACAGTGAGCGTCGATCTGAGCAATGGATCCAGCCAGTCCTTCGAACAGAGCGAGGATGCCGAGGGCGCCGGCTCTGTCATACAGGAGGCTGCTGCCACGGATGCCATGGCATCGGATACCCAAAGCACTCCCCAACCTTTTGAACAGGGCTCGGGCCCCTCCAGCCGGCCCGAAACTCCGGTGAGAAGACAGGATGGCACTTACGGAGGGACTTTATAG